A single Cyclopterus lumpus isolate fCycLum1 chromosome 3, fCycLum1.pri, whole genome shotgun sequence DNA region contains:
- the LOC117725249 gene encoding BTB/POZ domain-containing protein KCTD12-like: protein MAQTDSQSSTFPEIVELNVGGQVYVTRLETLTAVPNSLLWTKFTQGSPGDLPKDGKGRFFFDRDGFLFRYILDHLRDSELFLPEYFKERRRLQKEADFFQLPELSRRLATVNKDSSYAEDSGEPEDSEVTSPVTSSSSSSSERTLRSPGANAGYITIGYRGSYTIGRDIQADAKFRRVARITVCSKISLAKEVFGETLNESRDPDRPSDKYTARYYLKYNFLEQAFDRLAEAGFHMVACNSTGTCSYGSNDPGEDKLWTSYTEYVFSR, encoded by the coding sequence atggcgcAAACCGACAGTCAGAGTTCAACTTTCCCTGAGATTGTGGAGCTGAACGTGGGTGGGCAGGTGTATGTGACCCGACTTGAAACTCTCACGGCGGTCCCCAACTCTCTCCTGTGGACCAAGTTCACCCAGGGCTCCCCGGGCGACCTGCCAAAGGACGGCAAGGGCCGCTTCTTCTTCGACCGGGACGGCTTTCTGTTCCGCTACATCCTGGACCATCTGCGGGACTCCGAGCTCTTCCTGCCCGAGTACTtcaaggagaggaggaggctgcagaaGGAAGCGGACTTCTTCCAGCTGCCGGAGCTGTCGAGGCGCCTGGCGACCGTCAACAAAGACAGCTCGTACGCGGAGGACAGCGGGGAGCCGGAGGACTCCGAGGTCACCAGCCcggtcacctcctcctcctcctcatcctcggaGAGAACCCTGCGCTCTCCTGGGGCCAACGCCGGCTACATCACCATCGGGTACCGGGGCAGCTACACCATCGGGAGGGACATCCAGGCGGACGCGAAGTTCCGCAGGGTCGCCAGGATCACCGTCTGCAGCAAGATCTCTCTGGCCAAGGAGGTCTTCGGAGAAACCTTGAACGAGAGCCGCGACCCGGACCGCCCGTCCGACAAATACACCGCCCGGTACTACCTGAAGTACAACTTCCTGGAGCAGGCGTTCGACCGGCTGGCCGAGGCCGGTTTCCACATGGTGGCCTGCAACTCCACCGGGACCTGCTCGTACGGCAGCAACGACCCGGGGGAGGACAAACTGTGGACCAGCTACACCGAGTACGTGTTTTCCCGGTGA